In Thunnus thynnus chromosome 13, fThuThy2.1, whole genome shotgun sequence, the following proteins share a genomic window:
- the lrrc32 gene encoding transforming growth factor beta activator LRRC32 → MWREESAERSFRFSVLVWLLSISEWVGARAEDVKSTWSGHTARISHQLKVSTMAAFQLLFPLLVSCVAASARPPRHLPSCQVVQMDVFCSDLSLRSAPVNLPHNVQMLDLSRNQVQNLTQETLAYHTGFHHLNLHSNRIHFIQPGLFRDMTDLKVLDLSRNHLNVFALSKTNIGPLTAVESLDLSSNGLYTGMSDYFLAYSPSLTNLSLNSNSITKIAQNSFLGSLSLRKISLHNNVILEIEDGAFDSLDHLTELDLSKNSITCITDFNLYNLTVLNLSKNSMEFFQSRSSDVLYKLLYLDLSQNKMPAFPLLPSRNILEYLDVSRNQLQSVNVTGSNSTIFLNNLKYLDMSYNQLKSIPYTFFCFMGSLEVLNVSNNCIGSFSIPYIDILRTVRVINLSYNSLQSLTFGENTLQSLEELILQGNDLTTLDHQTFLRLPSIKYLQLQQNNIKICASEKKPSLTDHNHQDPSGCVSFSSIPSLQFLYLSENNLETLPANAFANTPLRLLDLSLNPGLDMDKDSLIGLERSLVHLLLSENNISKLNVDLSLLRSLKHVNLSTNQLTTLPVWNKESSIESLNLQNNHLVTLEYNTMFALKRSLRTLYMGSNPLSCCKNLGTLNLVQHSTVVVPDIETVTCVHEENSERVNIEEVTQEMCHNQGKPNYIIVAVVTVFAVSIMVGLLAKCCHARKRKCNRSFSA, encoded by the exons ACTATCGATCAGTGAGTGGGTGGGTGCGCGTGCTGAGGATGTGAAATCAACATGGTCAGGACACACTGCAAGGATTAGTCATCAGCTGAAAGTGAG CACCATGGCCGCCTTCCAGCTGCTTTTCCCGCTGTTGGTCAGCTGTGTGGCGGCATCCGCACGTCCTCCCCGCCATCTCCCTTCATGCCAAGTT GTCCAGATGGATGTGTTCTGCAGCGATCTGAGCCTTAGAAGTGCACCAGTCAACCTTCCTCATAACGTCCAAATGCTGGACCTTTCACGTAACCAGGTGCAAAATCTCACCCAGGAAACTCTAGCATACCATACCGGCTTCCACCATCTGAACCTTCACTCAAACAGGATTCACTTCATCCAGCCTGGGCTCTTCAGAGACATGACTGATCTTAAAGTCTTAGATCTGTCCAGgaatcatttaaatgttttcgCTCTCTCCAAAACCAACATTGGGCCTCTTACAGCTGTAGAGTCTCTGGATCTTTCAAGCAATGGGCTATACACAGGGATGTCGGACTATTTCCTAGCTTATTCTCCGTCACTAACAAACCTTTCTCTGAACAGCAATAGCATCACCAAAATAGCACAAAATAGTTTCCTTGGATCCTTGTCCTTGAGAAAAATCAGCCTCCACAATAATGTCATTTTGGAGATTGAAGATGGAGCTTTTGACTCCTTGGATCATCTGACTGAACTCGATTTGTCCAAAAACTCAATCACATGCATCACAGACTTCAACCTCTATAATTTAACAGTGCTTAATCTCAGCAAGAACAGCATGGAGTTTTTCCAAAGCAGAAGTTCAGATGTTTTGTATAAACTTCTCTATCTTGATCTGAGTCAAAACAAAATGCCTgcctttcctcttcttccaaGTAGGAACATTCTTGAATATCTGGACGTTTCACGAAACCAACTCCAGAGCGTCAATGTTACAGGAAGTAATTCAACAATTTTTTTGAATAACCTGAAATACCTGGACATGAGTTACAACCAACTCAAAAGCATACCATATACCTTTTTTTGCTTTATGGGATCTCTCGAGGTCCTGAATGTGAGCAATAACTGTATTGGCTCGTTTTCCATCCCTTACATAGACATTCTACGGACAGTGAGGGTTATCAATCTCAGCTATAATTCCCTGCAGAGCCTGACATTTGGGGAAAACACTCTGCAATCACTGGAAGAGCTCATCTTACAAGGAAACGACCTCACCACCCTGGACCATCAAACATTTCTAAGACTTCCAAGTATCAAATACCTGCAGCTCCAGCAGAACAATATAAAAATCTGCGCCTCAGAGAAGAAGCCATCACTGACAGACCACAACCACCAGGATCCTTCAGGTTGTGTCTCCTTTTCTTCTATTCCAAGCTTGCAGTTCTTGTACCTTTCTGAAAACAATCTGGAGACTCTGCCTGCGAATGCATTTGCAAACACACCTCTGAGGTTACTGGACTTGTCCCTGAACCCGGGCTTAGACATGGATAAAGACTCCCTCATTGGTCTCGAGCGTTCCCTGGTTCACCTACTCCTgagtgaaaacaacatttccaAACTGAACGTAGACCTATCCTTGCTGAGGAGTCTCAAACATGTAAACCTGTCCACCAACCAGTTGACAACTCTGCCTGTGTGGAACAAAGAGTCCTCCATTGAGTCACTAAACCTGCAAAACAACCATCTGGTCACTCTGGAGTACAACACCATGTTTGCTTTGAAGCGTTCACTAAGAACCCTCTACATGGGCTCCAAtcctctgagctgctgcaaAAACCTTGGCACCCTTAACTTAGTTCAGCACTCTACTGTTGTCGTTCCCGACATTGAGACTGTGACCTGTGTTCACGAGGAGAATTCAGAGCGAGTCAACATAGAGGAGGTGACCCAGGAAATGTGTCATAACCAAGGAAAGCCAAACTATATTATTGTTGCTGTAGTGACAGTGTTTGCTGTAAGCATCATGGTGGGACTACTGGCTAAATGTTGCCATGCAAGGAAACGAAAGTGCAACCGAAGCTTCAGCGCATAA